The Lycium barbarum isolate Lr01 chromosome 9, ASM1917538v2, whole genome shotgun sequence genome has a segment encoding these proteins:
- the LOC132609767 gene encoding uncharacterized protein LOC132609767, with protein sequence MSSHSDPPITPDSPTQDSTPPPPPSTAPPPPQQQPRRFPPPCWTQEETLALITAYRDRWYALRRGYLRTADWDAVATAVTTNCPDVTPPKTSAQCRHKMEKLRQRYRAEKQRSLNTPNNGRFFSSWFFYDNMDAMENGTTVQAIRSEKQQQQQQQQQQGVGVVNVANIDDGYALKSMIDQNLLKLKIKNGGNVNLNNTMEDLPPHPHPNFMFNVSKNNPNPERSNFVNRVPNGYYMGGSNLEEERRHDFEFRVKNGISMKGRRTGRFGDVNGFVDHKGGNFGMNNPSFDCDEGSEYNGSSNASDGFHIRSNMGVSSSRRSYNSGNVEQQQPNLGYSKFGGKKGVGVGAKRGRDPMEEMVLSIKLLGEGFIKMEKMKMEMAREVEQMRMEMEMKRNEMILESQKQIVDAFVKVLSEVNKNKNVKTASPES encoded by the coding sequence ATGTCATCCCACTCTGACCCTCCCATCACCCCAGATTCACCCACCCAAGACTcaacccccccacccccaccatcAACAGCCCCCCCACCACCGCAACAACAACCTCGTAGATTCCCACCACCATGTTGGACACAAGAAGAAACCCTCGCCTTAATCACCGCATACCGTGACCGTTGGTACGCACTCCGCCGGGGCTACCTCCGTACCGCAGACTGGGACGCAGTTGCCACCGCAGTAACAACCAATTGCCCTGACGTAACTCCACCAAAAACATCCGCTCAGTGTCGACACAAAATGGAAAAACTACGTCAACGTTACCGTGCTGAAAAACAACGTTCCCTTAATACCCCTAATAATGGTAGGTTTTTTTCATCTTGGTTTTTTTATGATAATATGGATGCTATGGAAAATGGTACAACTGTACAAGCTATTAGATctgaaaaacaacaacaacaacaacaacaacaacaacaaggggTTGGGGTTGTTAATGTTGCTAATATTGATGATGGGTACGCGTTAAAATCGATGATAGATCAGAATTTACTGAAATTGAAAATCAAGAATGGGGGGAATGTGAATTTGAACAATACTATGGAAGATTTGCCACCACACCCGCATCCGAATTTCATGTTTAATGTATCGAAAAACAACCCAAACCCTGAAAGGAGTAATTTTGTTAATAGGGTTCCGAACGGGTATTATATGGGAGGATCTAACTTAGAGGAGGAACGACGACATGATTTTGAGTTTCGCGTAAAAAATGGTATTTCGATGAAAGGGAGACGAACGGGGAGATTTGGAGATGTAAATGGATTTGTTGATCATAAAGGTGGGAACTTTGGAATGAATAATCCGAGTTTTGATTGTGATGAAGGGAGTGAATATAATGGAAGTAGTAATGCTAGTGACGGGTTTCATATTAGGAGTAATATGGGTGTTTCGAGTTCAAGAAGAAGTTATAATAGTGGGAATGTTGAACAACAACAACCTAATCTTGGTTACTCGAAATTCGGGGGGAAGAAGGGGGTTGGTGTTGGGGCGAAGAGAGGGAGGGATCCGATGGAAGAGATGGTTTTATCGATTAAGTTGTTAGGCGAAGGGTTTATTAAGATGGAGAAAATGAAGATGGAAATGGCAAGGGAAGTGGAGCAGATGAGAATGGAGATGGAGATGAAACGGAACGAGATGATACTCGAATCGCAAAAGCAAATCGTGGATGCGTTCGTGAAGGTATTGAGTGAGGTTAACAAAAACAAGAATGTGAAGACTGCTTCACCTGAATCATAG